Proteins encoded by one window of Capra hircus breed San Clemente chromosome 8, ASM170441v1, whole genome shotgun sequence:
- the RRAGA gene encoding ras-related GTP-binding protein A, whose amino-acid sequence MPNTAMKKKVLLMGKSGSGKTSMRSIIFANYIARDTRRLGATIDVEHSHVRFLGNLVLNLWDCGGQDTFMENYFTSQRDNIFRNVEVLIYVFDVESRELEKDMHYYQSCLEAILQNSPDAKIFCLVHKMDLVQEDQRDLIFKEREEDLRRLSRPLECACFRTSIWDETLYKAWSSIVYQLIPNVQQLEMNLRNFAQIIEADEVLLFERATFLVISHYQCKEQRDVHRFEKISNIIKQFKLSCSKLAASFQSMEVRNSNFAAFIDIFTSNTYVMVVMSDPSIPSAATLINIRNARKHFEKLERVDGPKHSLLMR is encoded by the coding sequence ATGCCAAATACAGCCATGAAGAAAAAGGTGCTGTTAATGGGGAAGAGCGGGTCGGGGAAGACCAGCATGAGGTCGATTATCTTTGCCAATTACATCGCTCGCGACACCCGGCGCCTGGGTGCCACCATTGATGTGGAGCACTCCCACGTCCGATTCCTGGGCAACCTAGTGCTGAATCTGTGGGACTGTGGCGGTCAGGATACCTTCATGGAAAATTACTTCACCAGCCAGCGAGACAACATCTTCCGTAATGTCGAGGTTCTGATTTATGTGTTCGACGTGGAGAGCCGCGAACTGGAAAAGGACATGCATTATTACCAGTCGTGTCTGGAGGCCATCCTCCAGAACTCTCCTGATGCCAAAATCTTCTGCTTGGTGCACAAGATGgatctggttcaggaagatcagCGTGACCTGATTTTTAAAGAGCGAGAGGAAGACCTGAGGCGTTTGTCTCGCCCGCTGGAGTGTGCTTGTTTTCGAACATCCATCTGGGATGAAACGCTCTACAAAGCCTGGTCCAGTATTGTCTATCAACTGATTCCCAATGTCCAGCAGCTGGAGATGAATCTCAGGAATTTTGCCCAGATTATTGAGGCCGATGAAGTTCTGCTGTTCGAGAGAGCCACGTTCTTGGTCATCTCCCATTACCAGTGCAAAGAGCAGCGCGATGTCCACCGATTCGAGAAGATCAGCAACATAATTAAGCAGTTCAAGCTGAGCTGCAGCAAATTGGCCGCTTCTTTCCAGAGCATGGAAGTTAGGAATTCTAACTTCGCTGCTTTCATCGACATCTTCACGTCAAACACGTACGTGATGGTGGTTATGTCGGATCCGTCGATCCCTTCTGCGGCTACTCTGATCAACATTCGAAATGCCAGGAAACACTTTGAGAAGCTGGAGAGAGTGGATGGTCCCAAGCACAGCCTCCTTATGCGTTGA